The window GCCGATCGTGATGAACGTGTTCGGCACCGAGCGCCGGATGGCCCTGGCCCTCGGCGTCGACGATCTCGACGAGATCGGGCAGCGCATCGCCGGTCTGCTCAAGCCCGAGCTGCCCCAGGGTTTCAGCGGCTTCCGCGAGGCGCTGGGCAAACTCACCCAGCTGAAGAACGTCCCCCCGAAGCGGGTGAAGACGGCGCCCAGCCAGGAAGTCGTCTACAAGGACGACGCGGTCGACCTCGACCGGTTGCCGGGCCTGCAGGTGTGGCCGGGAGACGGCGGGATCTACCACAACCTCGGCCTGACCCACACGAAGCACCCGGAGACCGGCGCGCGCAACCTCGGCCTGTACCGGCTGCAGCAGCACAGCCGGAACACGCTGGGCATGCACTGGCAGATCCACAAGGACTCCACCGCGCACCACGCGGTCGCCGAGCGTCTCGGCCAGCGGCTGCCGGTCGCGATCGCGTTCGGCTGCGACCCGGCCGTGTCGTACAGCGCGACCGCGCCGCTCCCCGGCGACATCGACGAGTACCTGTTCGCCGGCTTCCTGCGCGGCGAGCGGGTCGAGATGGTCGACTGCCTGACCGTGCCGCTGCAGGTGCCCGCGCACGCCCAGGTGGTGCTCGAGGGGTACCTCGAGCCGGGCGAGCGCGCCCCGGAGGGCCCGTTCGGCGACCACACCGGGTTCTACACCCCGGTCGAGGACTTCCCGGTGCTGCACGTCGAGTGCATGACGACGCAGCGCAAGCCGATCTACCAGTCGATCATCACCAGCCAGCCGCCCCAGGAGGACGGGCCGATCGGCAAGGCCACCGAGCGCATCTTCCTGCCGCTGATCAAGTTCATGATCCCCGACATCGTCGACTACGACCTGCCCGACGCCGGCGTCTTCCACAACTGCTGCATCGTCTCGATCGACAAGCGGTTCCCGAAGCACGCGATGAAGGTCATGAACGCGATCTGGGGCGCCGGGCTGCTCTCGCTCTGCAAGCTGATCGTGGTGGTCGACGCCGACTGTGACGTGCACGACTACCGCGAGGTCGCGTTCCGGGCGTTCGGCAACGTCGACTACGCGCACGACATCCTGCTCACCCAGGGTCCGGTAGATCACCTCGATCACGCGTCCTACCAGCAGTTCTGGGGTGGCAAGCTGGGGGTGGACGCCACCCGCAAGCTGCCTACCGAGGGCTACCACCGGGGTTGGCCGGAGGAGATGCGGATGAGCCCCGAAGTGGTCGCGAAGGTCGACGCGCGCTGGCGGGAGCTGGGCCTGTGACCGAGACGGTCGAGGCGCCGAACAAGGTCAAGGCCTTCCTGCGGCTGGTCATGATCGAGCACTCGGTGTTCGCGCTGCCGTTCGCGTACGTGGCCGCGCTGACCGCGATGCGAACCGAGGGCCGGTCGGTGCAGTGGCTGACGCTGCTCGTGATCACGATCGCGATGGTCGCGGCGCGCACGGTGGCGATGGCCGCCAACCGCATCATCGACCGGCGCATCGACGCCCAGAACCCGCGCACCGCCCAGCGGGAGCTCGTCACCGGGGCGCTGTCGGTGCGGTCGGCCTGGGTCGGCCTGGTCGTGGCGCTGGTGGTGTTCCTGGCCTCGGCGGCCTGGCTGGGCTGGCTCTGCCTGGTGCTCTCGCCGATCGCGCTGTTCTTCCTGACGATCTACTCGTACGCGAAGCGCTTCACGGACTTCCCGCAGGCGTTCCTCGGGCTGGCCCAGGCGATCGCTCCGCTCGGCGCCTGGATCGGCGTCACCGGGCACTGGTCGTGGGCGGCGTTCGTGCTCGGGCTCGCGGTCGGCACCTGGATCGGCGGCTTCGACCTGATCTACGCCTGCCAGGACGTCGAGGTCGATCGGCGGATCGGCGTCCGGAGCGTGCCGGTTCGGTTCGGCATCGCCGCGTCGCTGCGGGCCTCCACGGTCGTCCACGTGGTCACGGTGGCGCTGTACGTCTGGTTCGGTGCGATGACCGGCTACGGGTGGCTCTGGTGGGCCGGAATGGCGTTCACCGCGGCCGTGCTGGCCTACGAGCACGCGATCGTGCGGGCCGACGACCTGTCCCGGGTGAACCGGGCGTTCTTCACCGCCAACGGCGTCATCGGGATCGTGCTGTTCCTGTTCGCGCTGGCCGACCTCGTGTTCCGGCAGGACCTGACCTGGTGAGACTGCCCTGGGTGGTCGGCGTCTCCGGCGCGAGCGGTACGCCGTACGCGCAGTCGGTGCTCAACGGGCTGCTCGACGCCGGTGAGGCCGTCGACCTGGTGGTGTCGCGGGCCGCGCGGCTGACGCTGCTCGACGAGGTCGGCCGGACGATCCGGGACGCGCACTGGGAAGAGGACGTCGCGGCCTGGCTCGGGCGCGACCTGAAGGACGTGCGCTACTGGCCGCCCGGTGACCTCGCGGCCGGGCCGAGCAGCGGCTCGTACCAGGTGCGCGGGATGGTCGTCGTGCCCGCCAGTACGGCGGCCGTGGCCGGCATCGCACTGGGGCTCTCGAAGGATCTGCTGCAGCGGGCCGCGGACGTGAACCTGAAGGAGCGGCGGCCGGTGGTCGTGGTGCCCCGGGAAACCCCGCTATCCCGGGGGCACCTCGTCCACCTGCTGGCGCTCCACGACGCCGGAGCGGTGGTGCTGCCGGCCAGCCCCGGCTTCTATGCCGGAACCTCCACGGTGCAGGAGCTGGTCGACTTCGTTGCGGGGAAGGTGCTCGACACCCTCGGAGTCGGCCACACCCTCTTCACCAGATGGCGCGGAGAGTTGGGTGGGGCACGGGCGCTTCTTTAGTGCCCCGCTGCTCTCCGCTCTTCGAGTTCGACATCCGGGTCACCAGATGCGAGCAGCGCGCGGACCTCGGATTCCCGGAAGCGACGGTGACCACCCGGGGTGCGGATGCTGCTGATTCGCCCAGCGGCCGCCCACCGCGTCACGGTCTTCGGGTCCACCCGGAAAAGCGCCGCGACCTCACCTGGGGTGAGTAGACGCTCGCCAACCTCCACTTTCGCCTCTCTTCTCGCCGGTGCGAAATCGCACGTTGATGCGCCGGAACGGCGCGGCGTTATTGGTTCGCGAGTCATTCAAGCACCGGAGGTCCGGTCGGCGACCGGAAACGGCCAAACTGATCTGATCGGGAGTCGATGGTCGATGCATCACCGATTGTGTGGCCGCACATCGATTCGCGCTGGTGCCGACCAGTCCCTACCGGGGTGACCTGCGATTACGGAGATTTCTCGGCTGGTTGACACAGCGTCGGCAAGGCTTCGGCGTGTTGGTTCGATTCCGAAGACCTAGTCCTGTGTCTGCGGTCACGAATTGTCGAGCTCTGTTCAACGAGTGCTCTTCGGTCCACATCGAACGAGATGTTTGCACTTCCAGAAGACAACGTTCGGCGCGACAACGTCGGCCTACTGCGGTTTGCCTGCGGGCGTGGGTCAGCGTGCCGCCCGGCCGCGGCTTACGATGCCCTCTGGGCTGGTGAGCGGCCGGTATCGGTGCGGAGCCGGACCGCCGGAGAGGAGCGTCGTGGACGAGATCGACCGGCGGTTGCTGGACACGCTCCGGAGCAGCGGCCGGGAGACGTACGCGGAGTTGGCGCGGCGCGTCGGTCTGTCCGCCCCGGCCGTGCACGACCGCGTGGGCAAACTCGAGTCCACCGGCGTCATCACCGGTTATCACGCGTCGGTCGACACCACGGCGATCGGTCTCGGCGTCACCGCGATGATCGGCGTGATCCAGGCCGAGAGCTCGGAGCAGGACGAGATCGCCGACGCGCTGCACCGCCTGCCGGAAGTCGAGTCGTGCTGGTTCGTCGCCGGTGAGGAGTCATTCCTGCTTCTCGTGCGGGTGCCCGACGTGGCGGCGCTCGAGCACACGATCGGCCGGCTGAACCGCATCCACGGCGTCGCCCGAACCCGTACGACCGTTGTGCTATCCACGAAATGGGAAGGCCGCGCGCGTCCGTTGGACGATCGCTGAACCGGACGGATTCCGAACGTGAGCCGCAGTCACGTTCGCTTTAGGTCGGTCCTGTTTCCGACGGCAACCAATTTTGGTCGACACAAGACTCGAATTGCTGTCGGGGTGCCGACAATTTGCCGCCTCCGAGTATCGGTCACGGGTTAGGCGATCGGGAATTCGCCGACGATTTGCATCTCGCGCGTCCCGACTCGGATACCGAGAGTGGCGAGCCGTTAGGGGGAACGGTTGGGGCCACTGAGTCGAACGGCGATACGGTTTTGACGGGTCGGTGGATGGGCTCCAATTGGAAGAGCGATTCCTTGATCGAATTAGCATCCACTTAAAAGCGGATAAATGGGCTGTGCACGGCCTGGGGGTCGTTCGGTGGTCGTGCGGACGTGGTGACGGGGGATGCGTCCGGAACGGGTGACTATCGTGGCCGTCATGACCGCGATCCCCACCACAGCCCCGTCATTGGTGACGCTGAGCGACATTCAGGCAGCCGCGGACAGGATTCGGGACTTGGTGGTGCGGACGCCGCTGCTCCCGTGCGCATGGGCCGAAGCCGGGCGTCCGCTGTGGCTGAAGCCCGAGAGCCTGCAGGCGACCGGGGCGTTCAAGCTGCGCGGAGCCAGCAACGCGCTGGCGCTCCTGGACGCCGGCCAGCGGGCGCGCGGGGTCGTGGCCCAGTCCAGCGGCAACCACGCCCAGGCGGTCGCGTACGCGGCGGCCCGGCTGGGGATCCGGGCAACGATCGTCATGCCCGACACGACGCCAGCGGTGAAGCTCGAAGCGACCCGGGGATACGGCGCCGAGATCCTGATCGTGCCGCCGGCCGAGCGGGACGTCCGTCCGCTGGAGCTGGTCGCCGAGCACGGGTACGCCCACGTCCCGCCGTACGACGACGCCCGGATCATCGCCGGCCAGGGCACCGTCGGACTGGAGATCGCGGAGGACCTCGGGGCCGATCACTCCGCGGCCGGCGAGGGGGACCTCGTCCTCGTGCCGGTGAGCGGGGGAGGGCTGATCTCCGGCGTCGCCACCGCGATCAAGGCGCTGTCGCCGACGACGCGGGTGATCGCGGTCGAACCGGAGCTGGCCGCGGACGCGGCCGAGAGCTTCCGGACCGGGCGGCGGGTCACCTGGACGCCGGAGCAGACCTACCGGACGATCGCCGACGGCCTACGGACGACGTCGGTGGGCGTGCTGCCGTTCGCG is drawn from Cryptosporangium phraense and contains these coding sequences:
- a CDS encoding UbiX family flavin prenyltransferase — translated: MRLPWVVGVSGASGTPYAQSVLNGLLDAGEAVDLVVSRAARLTLLDEVGRTIRDAHWEEDVAAWLGRDLKDVRYWPPGDLAAGPSSGSYQVRGMVVVPASTAAVAGIALGLSKDLLQRAADVNLKERRPVVVVPRETPLSRGHLVHLLALHDAGAVVLPASPGFYAGTSTVQELVDFVAGKVLDTLGVGHTLFTRWRGELGGARALL
- a CDS encoding Lrp/AsnC family transcriptional regulator, which codes for MDEIDRRLLDTLRSSGRETYAELARRVGLSAPAVHDRVGKLESTGVITGYHASVDTTAIGLGVTAMIGVIQAESSEQDEIADALHRLPEVESCWFVAGEESFLLLVRVPDVAALEHTIGRLNRIHGVARTRTTVVLSTKWEGRARPLDDR
- the mqnP gene encoding menaquinone biosynthesis prenyltransferase MqnP; protein product: MTETVEAPNKVKAFLRLVMIEHSVFALPFAYVAALTAMRTEGRSVQWLTLLVITIAMVAARTVAMAANRIIDRRIDAQNPRTAQRELVTGALSVRSAWVGLVVALVVFLASAAWLGWLCLVLSPIALFFLTIYSYAKRFTDFPQAFLGLAQAIAPLGAWIGVTGHWSWAAFVLGLAVGTWIGGFDLIYACQDVEVDRRIGVRSVPVRFGIAASLRASTVVHVVTVALYVWFGAMTGYGWLWWAGMAFTAAVLAYEHAIVRADDLSRVNRAFFTANGVIGIVLFLFALADLVFRQDLTW
- a CDS encoding menaquinone biosynthesis decarboxylase, whose protein sequence is MAHTDLREFLKRLEKAGELKRVTAPVDPTLEISEITQRVVRDGGPALLFENPTRGEMPIVMNVFGTERRMALALGVDDLDEIGQRIAGLLKPELPQGFSGFREALGKLTQLKNVPPKRVKTAPSQEVVYKDDAVDLDRLPGLQVWPGDGGIYHNLGLTHTKHPETGARNLGLYRLQQHSRNTLGMHWQIHKDSTAHHAVAERLGQRLPVAIAFGCDPAVSYSATAPLPGDIDEYLFAGFLRGERVEMVDCLTVPLQVPAHAQVVLEGYLEPGERAPEGPFGDHTGFYTPVEDFPVLHVECMTTQRKPIYQSIITSQPPQEDGPIGKATERIFLPLIKFMIPDIVDYDLPDAGVFHNCCIVSIDKRFPKHAMKVMNAIWGAGLLSLCKLIVVVDADCDVHDYREVAFRAFGNVDYAHDILLTQGPVDHLDHASYQQFWGGKLGVDATRKLPTEGYHRGWPEEMRMSPEVVAKVDARWRELGL
- a CDS encoding BldC family transcriptional regulator — protein: MEVGERLLTPGEVAALFRVDPKTVTRWAAAGRISSIRTPGGHRRFRESEVRALLASGDPDVELEERRAAGH
- a CDS encoding threonine ammonia-lyase; protein product: MTAIPTTAPSLVTLSDIQAAADRIRDLVVRTPLLPCAWAEAGRPLWLKPESLQATGAFKLRGASNALALLDAGQRARGVVAQSSGNHAQAVAYAAARLGIRATIVMPDTTPAVKLEATRGYGAEILIVPPAERDVRPLELVAEHGYAHVPPYDDARIIAGQGTVGLEIAEDLGADHSAAGEGDLVLVPVSGGGLISGVATAIKALSPTTRVIAVEPELAADAAESFRTGRRVTWTPEQTYRTIADGLRTTSVGVLPFAHIREYVDGVVTVSDEEIASAVRVLGRKARLVAEPSGAVTTAAYLYHAAELPPAARTVAVVSGGNVDPAKYLEYFGGA